In the genome of Paramormyrops kingsleyae isolate MSU_618 chromosome 5, PKINGS_0.4, whole genome shotgun sequence, the window TAGAGACAATACATGGTTACCCAAAGTATTCTGAGTTTAAAGGAATCCGTTAACGTTTTCATACTAAAATATCACTGGAAAGATACAGTACAAGAAGATAAAGTTTTGTTAGATTTCACCTGTTGGAACGTAATTTATACATATCCGAAGATAACTGGTGGAGAGAGTaattcaaaacatttttaatttataattattttcagtttttagccttagtattttttttaattttagtattttaatgtgtttaataaacaataaatgttTCATTCTCAACCTGTGCTTTATTAGAGGTAAAAAGTGTAGTTTGTGAACGGGCGCTGTCCTTCCCTCTGTGTCTTCAACACGAACGCAAGAAAAGTTAGTCGTAATGTACAGTGATAAACACTTAGTTATTAAAATAATGTTATTATAATCACCTGTTATCTGCCTACCACATTGTCCTGCTCCCTGTTAAAGAgtgaagatagatagatagataggctATTATAGATAGATGTGTACAATACTAAACATTTCAAACACAGTAAAAAGAGCCGTATATAGCAAATATATATCATGTTTTAGTAATTACTTAAACATGTTCacaacaaattaaaatatttcgGTTTAAGTTTCTCAGCACAGCTGCTTTtaaacttgtttaaaataaaacatgtatGAGTTGTTCTTACATTTAACTTGTAATACATGTGTTTGGTGTGACTGACTATACCACTGACTTGTTTTAATGACTTGAAttgtttaatttcttttttagaAGCTGCCAAAGGACCAGACTTCCTCTATGCTCTGCAGCCATGTAATCCCAGCAGCTCTGCAGGTCTTATCAGCCTCGGCTGTGTCGCAGGCGGCTTCTCACCAGAGGATTTTTCGAGCTTTAGCTGGAAGGGCAGCAGCGGTAACCAGCTGTCTGACATTTATCAGTACTCAAAGGTCAAGAACAATGGAGTCAGCATGGTGGTCAGTGAGATCCGCGTCAATgcggcagactggggtggtcaAACTTATTATGAATGTGCTGCACGACACCAGTCCACTGGAAAGAACCTATCTGAGAGAATAGACAAGCCAGGTAACATTGGTGTAgatacatgtctgtgtgttcaGACTGAGATTATCTGATTTCCTGTGGAGTTTTCTCTCTGCAGTGAACCATAACTGAAACATAAAGTGTCATTGATGTTTTCCTTTTGCCTTTTTTGTCTGTCTGTACTTTTAGTTCCACCAAAACCCCCAACTGTGAGTCTTGTGACTCTGCCCATCTGGGAGAGCCGTGTAGATGCTCTATTGTGTGTCATTCAGGACTTCTACCCCAAGAGCGTCAGTGTGACATGGAAAGCTGGGGGCAGAACTGTCTCAGGACAGACCTGGCAGTCAGAGAAAGGACAGACAAAACGGTACTCAGCCAGCAGTTTGCTGAAACTGAACAGCAGCGTCTGGGAGAGTAACACTGTGTACACATGTGAGGTGCAGCACGGTGATGATAAAATCACTAAGACCATCAGTAAAGGTGAGTGAGCTCACAGCACACAGATACTGTTAGAGAGCATCTGATCTAACAACAACATCAGGAGACCCTTTCACAAATAATCTATTACTCCAGTTCATCAAATTATTCCTTCAGCTGCTTTAACTAAAATAtaatgtttgtaaaaaaaatatgacgTCAATCTATCCATCTATTCAACTTTCATGACTAGTTATCCATTGCAAGATTAAAGTGAACCTGGAGACTATGATAGGAAGTAGAGGGAACATGACAGGGAGCTGCCTGGGTGGGATGCAGGCCGGTCACAGGGGGTCAGTACACACTAACATACACTGAGGGCTATTTAGAGACACCACTACACCCAACCTCATGTGTCTGACTGTGAGAGAAAACCTGAGTAACCAGTGGAAACCCATGCAGACACGGGCAAAGCATGACAACTGCACACTTACAGAGCGTGAACAGGAATCACACCTAGAGGTGTGAGACTGCAGTCACTGTAATTAATGGCTTAGTGTTGGCTGAAAACATCCTGGATGGATTTCTGCCATCTTTACAGGCCCGGGGATTTTTTCCATTGTATTCTAGCAATAAAGTGCCTTTAGAATGTCTTAGTTCCAGATATAAAGCGGGTTTTGATTTATATGAATAGTGTCTGAAGATCAGTCTGGCTGAATGACTGAGAACTTGAAACTGGCCTCCATGGCTCCTGTTGCTGCTCGTCTTATATGTTCCTCcgtttctctctctatctctcccAGTCCTGTCCAGTAGGTCCAGTTTGGATGTGACCCTGAAGCCCCCAAGAGTAAAAGAGATGTTCACAGAAAACAGGGCTGTGCTGGAATGCATCATCACAGGAGAGGATGAGGCAGTAAAAGAAGCTGAAGTGACCTGGATGCTGGATAATGAGCCGATAACAGACACAAGCAAGATAAAAAATACAGATCATTCCTTAAGGAGGAACAGCATCCTGACTCTGGCAGTGAAGGACTGGGAAGGTGTCAAGACAGTGAAGTGCAGTGTGCAGAAGAAGGGTGGTCCTACTACCACAAAGATCCTCCGTTTTGGGCAAAAAGGTATATTTCACAATACACTTTCACAGTTAAAATTATAAatagaaatatttttatttgaaatgaaattcAGAGATGTAAAGGAAACTCACCTATATGTTTTTAACAACTGATTTCAGGTTCAATCACGCCTCCTGCAGTCTCCATCCAAACACCATCTCCTAAAGACCTTGATAGAAAAAGTGAATTCTTCCTGCTCTGTCTGGTAACAGGCTTCAATCCTGAGGAAATATATATCATGTGGCAAGTAAATGAGACGCAGTATGAGGAGGGTGTTACTGGAGAGCTACAGAAGACTGGGGATAAATACTCTGTCACCAGTCTGTTTAGGGTCTCAAAAGTGGACTGGGACAACGGCAACAGGTACAGCTGCAGTGCCATACACGCATCTCAAGAGAGAAAGCAGATACCTGCAGTGAATCCTGTCTCCAAATTAATAGGTAATTCACTGGAATGTCCTGTATGACCTGAGCCTGTCTGTGTAAATGCCACTGAAAAACCACAATGAGCAGAGAGCTGCAGCACATCTCTGTAGACGCCATTGAATTTCCTTCTCCTCCATAGTTACTGGTGTCCTTATCTCACGTAGACATGAAAAGATCAGTGCAGTTTTCAATGGTTAAATACTCCAACATTAGTTACAGACTGACTCAGGAAGTCCACTCCTGTAGGTTTTTGTTCATCCAGTATGATAAACCCTGACTTTGCTTACctactgtattttgtttttagtcattttgttacatttattttttgaaaagtCATAAAAACAACTGAGAAATACCGGATAGATCTAGAGATTACAAGAAACACTCCTTATTATCTTATCTGTTCTATGAGTTTGACCATCTAtcttaaaaaaacacacttttccAGTTAGATGGTCATGCACTTACAGAGCGTGAACAGGAATCAGACCTAGAGGTGTGAGACTGTAGTCGCTGTAATTAATGGCTTAATGTTGGCTAAAACCAGCCTGGATGGATGTCTGCTATCTCTACAAGCCCAAGGATTATTTCCATTGTATTCTGCCAATTAAGTGCCTTTAGAATGTCTTTGTTCAAGATTTGAAGCTGGTTCTGATTGACATGAATAGTGTCTGAAGATCAGTCTGGCTGAATGACTGAGATCATGACCCATGGAGGTCAGTTTCCTGTTGCTGCTCGTCTTATATGTTCctccatttctctctctcttcctctcccagaCCTGTCCAGTAGGTCCTGTTTGGATGTGACCCTGAAGCCCCCAAGAGTAAAAGAGATGTTCACAGAAAACAGGGCTGTGCTGGAATGCATCATCACAGGAGAGGATGAGGCAGTAAAAGAAGCTGTAGTGACCTGGATGCTGGATGATGTGCCGATAACAGACACAAGCAAGATAAAAAATACAGATCATTCCTTAAGGAGGAACAGCATCCTGACTCTGGCAGTGAAGGACTGGGAAGGTGTCAAGACAGTGAAGTGCAGTGTGCAGAAGAAGGGTGGTCCTACTACCACAAAGATCCTCCGTTTTGGGCAAAAAGGTATATTTCACAATACACTTTCACAGTTAAAATTATAAatagaaatatttttatttgaaatgaaattcAGAGATGCAAAGGAAACTCACCTATATGTTTTTAACAACTGATTTCAGGTTCAATCACGCCTCCTGCAGTCTCCATCCAAACACCATCTCCTAAAGACCTTGATAGAAAAAGTGAATTCTTCCTGCTCTGCCTGGTAACAGGCTTCAATCCTGAGGAAATATATATCATGTGGCAAGTAAATGAGAAGCAGTATGAGGAGGGTATTACTGGAGAGCTACAGAAGACTGGGGATAAATACTCTGTCACCAGTCTGTTTAGGGTCTCAAAAGTGGACTGGGACAACGGCAACAGGTACAGCTGCAGTGCCATACACGCATCTCAAGAGAGAAAGCAGATACCTGCAGTGAATCCTGTCTCCAAATTAACAGGTATTTCACTGGAATGTCCTGTATGACCTGAGCCTGTCTGTGTAAATGCCACTGAAAAACCACAATGAGCAGAGAGCTGCAGCACATCTCTGTAGACGCCATTGAGTTTCCTTCTCCTCCATAGTCACTGGTGTCCTTATCTCACGTAGACATGAAAAGATCAGTGCAGTTTTCAATGGTTAAATACTCTAACATTAGTTACAGACTGACTCAGGAAGTCCACTCCTGTGGGTTTTTTTGTTCACCCAGTATGATAAACCCTGACTTTGCTTATcttctgtattttgtttttagtcattttgttacatttattttttgaaaagtCATAAATACAACTGAGAAATACCAAATAGATCTAGATATCACAAGAAACACTCCTTATTATCTTATCTGTTCTATGAGTTTGACCATctatcttaaaaaaaacacacttttccAGTTAGATGGTCATGCACTTACAGAGCGTGAACAGGAATCAGACCTAGAGGTGTGAGACTGTAGTCACTGTAATTAATGGCTTAAAGTTGGCTAAAACCAGCCTGGATGGATGTCTGCTATCTTTACAAGCCCAAGGATTATTTCCATTTTATTCTGCCAATTAAGTGCCTTTAGAATGTCTTTGTTCAAGATTTGAAGCTGGTCCTGATTGATATGAATAGTGTCTGAAGATCAGTCTGGCTGAATGACTGAGATCATGACCCATGGAGGTCAGTTTCCTGTTGCTGCTCATCTTATATGTTCctccatttctctctctcttcctctcccagtCCTGTCCAGCAGGCCCTGTTTGGATGTGACCCTGAAGCCCCCAAGAGTAAAAGAGATGTTCATAGATAACAGGGCTGTGCTGGAATGCATCATCACAGGAGAGGATGAGGCAGTAAACGAAGCTGAAGTGACCTGGATGCTGGATAATGAGCCAATAACAGACACAAGCAAGATAAAAAATACAGATCATCTCTTCAGGAGGAACTGCACCCTGACTCTGGGAGCGAATGACTGGGAAGGTGGCAAGACAGTGAAGTGCAGTGTGCAGCAGAAGGGTGGTCCTACCATCACTAAGACCCTCAGTCTTGCACAAAAAGGTATATTTCAAAGTTTACTGTCAGAGTTAAAATCTTAAACAgaaatacagacactcctcacttaacgaccAAGTTCCGTTCCAATTAGGTCGTTAAATGAATCGGGCGATAAGCGAGGAACCACCCCTTACCGATATTTCAAGCTTGTGGTACTTCtctttagatattgttttaatataatgtaggcctatttctttgatttttattaataattcatttaatattgactataaatgtaaatatttattacatttataaatgtttatacagtagtGTACTTCCGGCGCTGCAGCGAGTAGTAGCCTATCCAGTAGTAAagtatctgtctatctgtccgTCTGTGCATCTGCCGTGATAAACAGTGTACTGCTCCCGCTAGGTCTTTCTCCATATATGTAAGTTGTAACAGGTTAAAATTCATGAGTGAAActgtaataaacaaaacacaggaaGATCTCTCATTTAGCACAGCAAACTTACAACATGCTGGCCGATAAGAGCTCATGTTAATCATCAACGGAATTACAAACGAGTGATATGCTAATTACATATATTGTATCACAGGTTAGCGTCACTGCAATCCGATGAATTGCTGTTTCCTTCCTTTTGCACATTAGCGAACTAAAACAACACATATAAAATAATAACTTGTACATATTGACTAAGGTATGAAACAAGAAAAAACTTACAGCCAATGCTTTCGACGATGTAAAGAAAGTATAAGACACAGGCAAACTTTAACCTTGCGCACGTCTAGAGTTTAGAAACGCCGTGCGCAATACCGAGTGGTCGGAGAGTAAGTCCGGGCGGTCGTTAAATAGACAGGATGTTAAGTCAGTAGTGTCTGCAATGTTTTTTAAGATTAAATTCAGAGATGTAAAGAAAACTCACCCACGTGTTTTTAACAACTGATTTTAGGTTTGATGACGTCTCCTACAGTCTCCATCCAAACACCATCTCCTGAAGATCGTAATGGAAAAATTGAATTCTTCCTGCTCTGCCTGGTAACAGGCTTCTATCCTAAGGAAATATATATCACGTGGCAAGTAAATGGGACGCAGTATGAGGAGGGTATTACTGGAGAGCCAGTCCAGACTGGGGATACATACTCTGTCACCAGTCTGTTTAGGGTCTCAAAAGAGGACTGGGACAAAGGCACCAAGTACAACTGCAACGCCAGACACGCATCTCAAGAGAGAAAGCAGATACCTGCATTGAATCCTGTGCACAAATTAAAGGGTAATTCACTGGAATGTCCTGAATGAATAATAATCGATTATTTGAAGATGCCACTGAGTTTCCTTACACTGCATAGTCACTGTTATGTCATGTGGACACAGGAAGGTCAGTGTAGTTTCACGTTAGACATTCTAATGCTGGTTATAAACTTCAGCTTTTTCAGGAACTCCACTCTTATAGTTTTTGTTCACCCAGTATGATAATCCACTGCTTCCCTTTTGTATTTTGTTGTCGGTCTTCGTCCCATTTTGTACTTTTATGTTGCACTGTGTGAAAAATCATTGTCTCATGTTTATAAATCAAGATTAATGAAGTATCATTACAAGATCACTGTAAAGCAGATAAATCATGGATGTAACATGTAATGATTTTTCTTAACTTTTTgcttacatttcaaaatatgtacTGTATGAATTGACACATCTTTGGTGTTTTAAACTGCCATATGCTTTTGAAATCCATCCATAGATTTTCTGTAACTGCATATCCTATTCAGAGTCAGGGGCCTATGGGTGCAAGgttagggaacaacccaggatggggcaccaacccatcacaaggcacagtCATGCACCAGTCACACCTACTGGTAATTTGGTAActgcaattaacctcagcatgttctcaaactgtggggggaagcctgagtacccagaggaaacaccacgacacggggagaacatgcaaaccccacgacacggggagaacatgcaaaccccacacacacggaaccctggcagagacttgaacccaggtgtcagaggtgacagtgctaaccactgcaccaccatgctgctcccagttttggaaatttagaaaataacattttttgatGAACATCCCAGTTAATTAGACAAAAATTTGTTTTGTGTGATCTCTGTTAACATTGTTTATGGTttcctgtgatgtcattctgtCTTATTTTAGTCACATGTTCCTCCTCCTCATGTtcactgtgtctgtctctgtccataATGATGTCATCATTCGTCTGCTGCCAGTGTTACGGCTTATTGTCTCACTGCTTGGAGATGCAAATTTCTAGTGAATTCTAGAAATTTATACTGGCATTTatagaaatattaataaaagtTACTGCATATTGGATTGGAGTCAGCCATTAATTCCATTaaacaggaggggggggggggttgacattACTTGCCAATTTAACTCCATGttctatttttatatttttttaatgaggaAAAATCCACTTAGACACAGCACAAGGCCACCCGATAATGTGTTACTGTAATTATTCATGCTTTTCAGGTTTACATGGCAGAGATCATTGTAGTGTACTTTCAACCTAAATGCAATATTTAGATAGTATTTTTATGCTCCCTTGTCAGTAATTTGTACCGTACATGGTACACTCAAACCACACACGTACCAAGGAAACAATAGTATTTCTGAATTAAACCATTGTCTCTCATAACAGTATTTAAGTATTACATGCCAGCACAGTACAGCTGTCAGGTGACCAGGGCTGATAATTGGTTACATCCTGTCATcctctttttaaatgttttaatatcAAGCTTcatgttatttagtttttacaaACCAATATCTTTGTGCAAATTATTATAATTGCTTTATTAAATTAGATTCACTGGCTAGTGCTACATGAATATTAACTAGACTATAACATTATAGTAACAATAACAATGCTGGGTGACTGTGTGAGTGTCTCagggctgctgtgtgtgtcaTGGATTTGTGTGTCTAACTAACAGGGCCTGTTTGTTACAAAGAGACTGGTTATGAAGAAGGTAAAACACGACTAAGGATACAGCAGGCTGGAGGTAGCTGGTTGACATAGGGAGTTTGTTTAGGTcttactctgtgactctttgtaAGTTGTGCTTACATTTCAGGAGTGGGATAGAGTGGATATGACACTCTGtgatatactgtgtgtgtgactctgtaaGAGTCAGACTGTGATATACTGTTTGGACAGTGAGGGGCTctacctgctgtgtgtgtgtgtgtgtgtgtgtgtgtgtctgtctgtaaggGTCAGACTGTGATATACTGTGTGGACAGTGAGGGGCTCTACCTGCTATGTGACTCTGCTGTTTCTCCTCAGTCTCCCCCCCAGAACAGGAATCGCCCCCAGATCCTGCACTCAGCTGTAATGAGGGaggtgaggaagaggatgagTTCAGCAGCCTGTGGTCCACAGCCTTCTCCTtcatcatcctcttcctcttcagCCTGGTCTACAGTGCTTTTCTCAGCCTCATCAAGGTAACGTTTTAATGTAGAATCTGATCTAATTAATTGAAAAGTTATTTGTGCTAGATATTAATACAATATACAGTCCCTATTACCTTCTGTGTTTTATAGTCTGACCATCTATCTGAGAAAAGCCTCTTTAGCAGTTAGACCTGCAGAGATAATGGAgtctcaggaagcacagagcacagcacAGGGCCGCACAGCATAgggccacacagcacagggccacacagcacagggccacacagcacagagcacagcacagagccacacagcacagggccacacagcacagggccacacagcacagagcacagcacagggccacacagcacagagccacacagcacagggccacacagcacagggccacacagcacagagcacagcacagggccacacagcacagagccacacagcacagggccacacagcacagagccacacagcacagagccacacagcacagggccacacagcacagagcacagcacagggccacacagcacagagccacacagcacagggccacacagcacagggccacacagcacagagccacacagcacagggtcataCAGCCTGTTGTTCACAGCACTAAATGAAAACTGatataattacattgttttattCGTAATTATGAACTGgtcagcaattaaaaaaaagttatcaaaaagcatttttaaaatctaaTTCTTATTCTTTTTGAAACTTTTCAGGCAAAGCAGTGATTTTAACTTCAGggacaagaaagaaaaaagcaaGAAAAGATATTAGTTATCATCATCCAGAGATTTTCCTTTGTCTGGCTACTTATTGTTAATAATGTTTGCTAGTTGTCTTCTAAATGTGAATTATTTACCTAGGAGATAAATTATAAGGTATTAAGTTTGTTTTGTCTGTTACTggctaattttaaaataaagcaggTACATGAATTCTCACCCTTGGGTTGTTATAATCCTTCTTTTCAATGTTATTTTAAGTATTAAACTTCATATTTATTCTATTTGAGCTATTCTTTCATTGGTTAGattaaataaatgcaacaaAATACATATGCAGTCAGGGTGAATGTCTACATTTAAAAAGAGTGGATAGCAGCTGAAATGTAAGCAGCTAAAATGTATACTCACATTTATGTAACTTAATATTGCATCATAATATTTCCTTTGATTTTTTCTCTTCTACTGCAGTAGTTAGTCTCATTGTTAATAttactatttttttaaatgtctgaaATTCGAATAATTGTCcttttttcagttaaaatatCCCTGTACTCTATGTCTCTATATAAATACATCTACAAATAAAAACTGTCACCCCATTTCCTCCAGCTTCTTGCAGACTGACTTATTAATCCCGAAACTCTTTATTTTGTACCATATTTGCACCTCATGTCTCTTCAAAACACATGAACCTCCTATTAAAGAGAAGCTAATTAGAAATTAAACAGTTTAATTATGAgcataataaaataatcatgACATAAACTCTAATTCTGGGCAGTTAGCGCTTGGCTAAGCAGAGTCACCGGTTTGCATAAATCACAGGGGAGCTGCGGTTATGGTGTGTGTACTAAAGCAGCCAAATACCggctacagccccccccccctgcacctgCATCTCTGAAACGGTGCGGCAAAGTGCAGTTTAACAGACTTCCTGGAAAGACCATCAGAGACTCACAATAAAACCATGTTTGTATCAAATACAcactaaataaatgtacacaGATATTTGCATGAGGCTGAAGTACAGCTGGAATCAGTaaatatacatactgtatgctcTGTCAGCATATAGGttacatttataaaaaatacattttggttGCTAAATAGAACATTAATGGACCTTTTACCATTTTCATTAACAATATGCTTTTTCTACTCATTAAGTGTTATCCCTGTTTTGTCTTCTGGATAAAATTTCATCCTGTGCAAAGCAAAATTACTTAAAGGTACACTACATTTAAGATAAAATAAATTGTACTTAGAAAAATCAGTAACATATGTTCTCATGTTTAATGCAGTCATTACTCACTAATAAAAGGTCACTGTAGCATTTCTTCCTAGTAAATcacaggtgcattgtgggtgatGATTCTGTACTGAAATAGAATAACACAGGGTGCAGTTTCCTCTCCCCTCCCCACACCTGCATCTCTGAAACTATCTAACAACCAGCATGCAGTGTGACAGACGTCCTGGAAAGACCAGTCCTGTAATCCagtaatattaaataaaattaaatattaatattaaattattggGGCGTATAAAAGGGCACGTAGGTGGTGGGTAAAATTTGAATTCCTGATTATGATTTGGATCTTATTGCTAAATTGTCCACATCCCTCTGTCATCTGTTACTTAGCTGACACTTTTAAACAGACCTGTTTAGTACTGAGGGCCTCACCATTAGTCTGTCAGCTCTCTGATTTGCACTAAAGTCACTGCCCTCCCACCAGTAATGGGAGGCTCTATATTTACATGTAACTTTCATTGCTATTTGCCTGAGGGGGCACAAACAGCCCCCCTGGGATCATTACTGACAGGTGTGCTTTCTTTCTGAGTGGAGGGGCGGCTGAATTACTCAGACTGGTCATACTGGGTAAGCTGTTCATTGGGGGTGGGGAAGAAAAGCTAAAGAGGTGAGGAGTGATACATACTAAAAGTGTACATTATATACttttagtatatttatataatctTATTGTTTCAGTATATCTTATTTCCTACATATACACTAcatagacaaaagtattgggacacttggccattacacctacaggatcgtttatgacatcccattctaaatccatagacaccaatatggagttggttccccctttgcagctacagTATAACAGccgccactcttctgggaagactttccacaagactttggagtgtgtctgtgggaatttttgcccattcatcctgaagagcatttgtgagatcaggcactgatgttggatgtgaaggcctggctcgcaatctctgCTGTAGTTCATCgaaaaggtgtttgatgggctTGAGGTCCGGGCTCTGTGttggccagtcaagttcttccacaccaaacatACCcatccatgtctttatggaccttgctttgtgcact includes:
- the LOC111843083 gene encoding uncharacterized protein codes for the protein MNHCDYFDYWGKGTKVAVTSEAAKGPDFLYALQPCNPSSSAGLISLGCVAGGFSPEDFSSFSWKGSSGNQLSDIYQYSKVKNNGVSMVVSEIRVNAADWGGQTYYECAARHQSTGKNLSERIDKPVPPKPPTVSLVTLPIWESRVDALLCVIQDFYPKSVSVTWKAGGRTVSGQTWQSEKGQTKRYSASSLLKLNSSVWESNTVYTCEVQHGDDKITKTISKVLSSRSSLDVTLKPPRVKEMFTENRAVLECIITGEDEAVKEAEVTWMLDNEPITDTSKIKNTDHSLRRNSILTLAVKDWEGVKTVKCSVQKKGGPTTTKILRFGQKGSITPPAVSIQTPSPKDLDRKSEFFLLCLVTGFNPEEIYIMWQVNETQYEEGVTGELQKTGDKYSVTSLFRVSKVDWDNGNRYSCSAIHASQERKQIPAVNPVSKLIDLSSRSCLDVTLKPPRVKEMFTENRAVLECIITGEDEAVKEAVVTWMLDDVPITDTSKIKNTDHSLRRNSILTLAVKDWEGVKTVKCSVQKKGGPTTTKILRFGQKGSITPPAVSIQTPSPKDLDRKSEFFLLCLVTGFNPEEIYIMWQVNEKQYEEGITGELQKTGDKYSVTSLFRVSKVDWDNGNRYSCSAIHASQERKQIPAVNPVSKLTVLSSRPCLDVTLKPPRVKEMFIDNRAVLECIITGEDEAVNEAEVTWMLDNEPITDTSKIKNTDHLFRRNCTLTLGANDWEGGKTVKCSVQQKGGPTITKTLSLAQKGLMTSPTVSIQTPSPEDRNGKIEFFLLCLVTGFYPKEIYITWQVNGTQYEEGITGEPVQTGDTYSVTSLFRVSKEDWDKGTKYNCNARHASQERKQIPALNPVHKLKVSPPEQESPPDPALSCNEGGEEEDEFSSLWSTAFSFIILFLFSLVYSAFLSLIKAKQ